A window of the Trichoderma asperellum chromosome 4, complete sequence genome harbors these coding sequences:
- a CDS encoding uncharacterized protein (BUSCO:EOG092D3IQU) has protein sequence MAPLATASRLCVRSAAVAKPAVRALSSTAVRQADAPAPGAASYTSPFKGESKANKIPDFSKYMSKGSETSNKLFSYFMVGTMGAITAAGAKSTVQEFLVNMSASADVLAMAKVEVDLNTIPEGKNVIIKWRGKPVFIRHRTQDEIDQANKVNVASLRDPQSDEDRVKRPEWLVMLGVCTHLGCVPIGEAGDYGGWFCPCHGSHYDISGRIRKGPAPLNLEIPEYDFPEDGKLVIG, from the exons ATGGCGCCTCTCGCAACTGCTTCCCGCCTGTGTGTGCGCTCGGCCGCCGTGGCCAAGCCCGCCGTGCGCGCGCTGAGCTCGACTGCTGTGCGCCAGGCCGATGCCCCTGCTCCCGGAGCAGCCTCATACACCAGTCCCTTCAAGGGCGAGTCCAAGGCCAACAAGATCCCGGACTTCAGCAAGTACATGTCCAAGGGCAGCGAGACCTCCAACAAGCTCTTCTCGTACTTCATGGTCGGCACAATGGGagccatcaccgccgccgGAGCCAAGAGCACTGTTCAAG AATTCCTCGTCAACATGTCCGCCTCTGCTGACGttttggccatggccaaggtCGAGGTCGACCTCAACACCATCCCCGAGGGCAAGAAC GTCATCATCAAATGGCGAGGCAAGCCCGTCTTCATCCGCCACCGAACCCAGGACGAGATCGACCAGGCCAACAAAGTCAACGTCGCCTCCCTCCGAGACCCCCAATCCGATGAGGACCGTGTCAAGCGCCCCGAGTGGCTGGTCATGCTGGGTGTCTGCACCCACCTGGGTTGTGTCCCCATTGGTGAGGCCGGTGACTATGGTGGCTGGTTCTGCCCTTGCCACGGCTCCCACTACGACATCTCTGGCCGGATACGAAAGGGCCCCGCCCCTCTGAACCTGGAGATCCCCGAGTACGACTTCCCCGAGGATGGCAAGCTTGTCATTGGTTAA